A stretch of the Poseidonibacter parvus genome encodes the following:
- a CDS encoding ATP-binding cassette domain-containing protein produces MLEINKYNSDILYDVTFSLEENENLLILGENGAGKSTLAKVLSNLIENNNVKLFDENLCDLSDKKRAEYINYIPPKLSIFDEYITLREFFELACIDQVDNKKIDELIDILNLKKLEYKYCKAFSSGEKQLLLLGSSILHNAKITIFDELTANLDITRLKEVFDIFNSDFLKQKIIITHNLDLAYALKFKVLYMRDGKIEFFGKHDEFFCNENLKMFYNDSITKINEHLVVNL; encoded by the coding sequence ATGTTAGAAATAAATAAATACAATAGTGATATCTTATATGATGTTACTTTTTCTTTAGAAGAGAATGAAAATCTTCTTATATTAGGTGAAAATGGAGCAGGGAAGTCAACTCTTGCAAAAGTTTTATCTAATCTAATTGAAAACAATAATGTGAAGCTTTTTGATGAAAATCTATGTGATTTAAGTGACAAAAAAAGAGCAGAATATATAAACTATATTCCTCCAAAACTATCAATATTTGATGAGTACATAACTTTACGAGAATTCTTTGAATTAGCATGTATTGATCAAGTTGATAATAAAAAAATAGATGAATTAATTGATATTTTAAATCTAAAAAAGCTTGAATATAAATATTGTAAAGCTTTTAGTTCAGGGGAAAAACAACTTCTTCTTTTAGGTTCAAGTATTTTACATAATGCCAAAATTACTATTTTTGATGAATTGACTGCAAACTTAGATATTACAAGATTAAAAGAGGTTTTTGATATTTTTAACTCAGATTTTCTAAAACAAAAAATTATAATTACTCATAATCTTGATTTAGCTTATGCTCTAAAATTTAAAGTTTTATATATGAGAGATGGGAAAATAGAATTTTTTGGAAAGCATGATGAGTTTTTTTGTAATGAAAATCTTAAAATGTTTTATAATGATTCAATAACAAAAATAA
- a CDS encoding ABC transporter substrate-binding protein, giving the protein MKKIIFILFIFCINLFGEIRIVTLTPSINEIVYALGMGNSVVANTQYCDFPIESKDVKKVGGYATISLEKIIEAKPTVVIAQNYDEKLLRNLKSLDIKTLVFKTDTIDAIKKTIKTLGEYFQKEEKANELISNINSSLFSLKGITSNKKVLIVIGPKKNLNNQIYITGNHLYFEDIIKASDNKNAFFSTSKNQPVVNSEKIINMNPDIIVLLSPFLDGKIEEQKELMSNWLELPVNAAIKKNIYIVDKLYAGIPSQRVVYFINDFKKILENVRNK; this is encoded by the coding sequence ATGAAAAAAATTATATTTATTCTTTTTATCTTTTGTATAAATTTATTTGGGGAGATCAGAATAGTAACTTTGACTCCTTCAATAAATGAAATAGTTTATGCTCTTGGAATGGGAAATAGTGTAGTAGCTAATACTCAATATTGTGATTTCCCAATTGAGTCAAAAGACGTAAAGAAAGTAGGTGGATATGCAACTATATCTTTAGAAAAAATTATAGAAGCAAAGCCTACAGTTGTAATTGCTCAAAATTATGATGAAAAACTATTACGAAATTTAAAGAGTTTAGATATAAAAACTTTAGTATTTAAAACAGATACTATTGATGCTATTAAAAAAACTATTAAAACTTTAGGAGAGTATTTCCAAAAAGAAGAAAAAGCAAATGAGTTAATATCAAATATTAACTCTTCTTTATTTTCTTTAAAAGGAATTACTTCAAACAAAAAAGTTTTAATAGTAATAGGTCCTAAAAAAAATCTAAACAATCAGATTTATATTACAGGGAATCATCTTTATTTTGAAGATATTATAAAAGCTTCAGATAATAAAAATGCATTTTTTTCAACAAGTAAAAATCAACCAGTTGTAAATAGTGAAAAAATTATCAATATGAATCCTGATATAATAGTTCTTTTATCTCCTTTTTTAGATGGAAAAATTGAAGAACAAAAAGAACTTATGTCTAATTGGTTAGAGTTACCTGTAAATGCTGCAATTAAAAAAAATATTTATATTGTAGATAAACTGTATGCTGGAATACCAAGTCAAAGAGTAGTTTATTTTATAAATGATTTTAAAAAGATATTAGAAAATGTTAGAAATAAATAA
- a CDS encoding TonB-dependent receptor plug domain-containing protein — protein MNKKISTSLGLSLLIATNIYANDTAQLDEITVTSATKSSQSIKDVTSNIDVITKEELEERNFTTVSEALNTLAGISYTSNGGLGKATSIRVRGFDSDRVLLLLDGVRLNDLTGTSGAQIQHLQISDIKQIEVIKGAQSGIWGADATSGVINIISNPIKSGLHGNINLEAGSFNTKKISTNISYKNEKISTKISHSFLDTDGFTAQAPRGTDVNSYEKDGYINRTTSAKVDYKLNDSNKIALSHTFINADNEADSYNNPNGSSDSEFKNRITSVNLENISSNFTTDISFKRSDFKRNYPTGYTKSFNGDINEYGIKSNLKYNTDSFLLFGFDYKDFEHKDDINEKYNNKGIFLTNSNKFNNLVVTESLRYDKYTAFDNKLTGKLGLKYSFNQSIYLSANAGTAYNVPTPYERFGPYSNSSYDLQPDTTKSADVTFGFNGLKLTYFHNKIKNMKTFDKSTFEYANLDGTSTIKGFEIEYKKEILLDLLTTLNYTKNYAKDNEKYKLERVPTETFKVSFDYYGIDKLHIGINSEYVGDRVEYSYGTHTVDARTGNYTVWNSVINYEINKTFSTYLKVDNLFNKYYQTVDGYATAERSAYVGLKATF, from the coding sequence ATGAATAAAAAAATATCTACAAGCTTAGGGCTAAGCTTACTAATAGCCACAAATATCTACGCAAATGACACTGCCCAATTAGACGAAATCACAGTTACAAGTGCTACAAAATCAAGCCAATCAATCAAAGATGTTACATCAAATATAGATGTTATTACAAAAGAAGAATTAGAAGAAAGAAACTTTACTACAGTTTCTGAAGCTTTAAATACGCTTGCTGGTATTTCATATACTAGTAATGGTGGATTAGGAAAAGCAACTTCAATTAGAGTTAGAGGCTTTGATTCTGATAGGGTTCTACTACTATTAGATGGTGTTAGACTTAATGACCTAACTGGAACAAGTGGTGCACAAATACAGCATTTGCAAATATCGGATATAAAACAAATTGAAGTAATTAAAGGTGCACAATCAGGAATCTGGGGAGCTGATGCTACTTCTGGAGTTATCAATATTATTAGTAATCCAATTAAGAGTGGTTTACATGGAAATATTAATCTTGAAGCAGGTTCCTTTAATACAAAAAAGATATCTACGAATATTTCTTATAAGAATGAAAAAATATCTACAAAAATTTCGCATTCATTTTTAGATACTGACGGTTTTACTGCTCAAGCGCCAAGAGGAACTGATGTTAATAGTTATGAAAAAGATGGTTATATAAATAGAACAACATCTGCTAAAGTGGATTATAAATTAAATGATTCAAATAAAATTGCTTTATCCCATACCTTTATAAATGCAGACAATGAAGCAGATTCATATAATAATCCAAATGGAAGTAGTGATTCAGAATTTAAAAATAGAATTACAAGTGTAAATTTAGAGAATATATCTTCAAACTTTACAACTGATATAAGTTTTAAAAGATCAGACTTTAAAAGAAATTATCCAACTGGCTATACAAAATCTTTTAATGGAGATATTAATGAGTATGGAATTAAAAGTAATTTAAAATATAATACGGATTCTTTTTTATTATTTGGGTTTGATTATAAAGATTTTGAGCATAAAGATGACATAAATGAGAAATATAACAATAAAGGTATATTTTTAACTAATAGCAATAAGTTTAATAATCTTGTGGTAACAGAATCATTAAGATATGACAAGTATACAGCTTTTGATAACAAATTAACAGGAAAATTAGGTCTAAAATATAGCTTTAACCAATCTATTTATTTATCGGCTAATGCAGGAACAGCTTATAATGTACCAACTCCTTATGAAAGATTTGGACCGTATTCAAATTCAAGTTATGATTTACAACCAGATACAACTAAAAGTGCTGATGTAACTTTTGGATTTAATGGCCTTAAATTAACATATTTCCACAATAAAATTAAAAATATGAAAACTTTTGATAAGAGCACTTTTGAATATGCTAATTTAGATGGTACATCAACAATTAAAGGTTTTGAAATTGAATATAAAAAAGAGATATTATTAGACCTTCTTACAACTTTAAATTATACAAAAAACTATGCAAAAGATAATGAAAAATATAAACTTGAAAGAGTTCCTACTGAAACTTTTAAAGTAAGTTTTGATTATTATGGTATAGACAAACTACACATTGGAATTAATAGTGAATATGTTGGAGATAGAGTTGAATATTCTTATGGAACACATACTGTTGATGCAAGAACAGGAAATTATACAGTTTGGAATTCAGTTATAAATTATGAAATCAACAAAACTTTTTCAACATATTTAAAAGTTGATAATTTATTTAATAAATACTACCAAACAGTTGATGGTTATGCAACAGCAGAGAGAAGTGCTTATGTAGGTTTAAAGGCTACATTCTAA